The Ziziphus jujuba cultivar Dongzao chromosome 1, ASM3175591v1 genome segment CCATTAAGAATAGTTATAAACTAATCCCAATTTTTAAAAGTATGCAGACACTACAAGAAAAAGTACCTTTAGTGACGAAATTTGTACCgatgaaaaaaatatagttGCCAAAGAAACATTTACCAGCAAAAAAAGACATGAAGAAGCTTCTATAGTATCAGCTTCAGTAGCCATTTTTCATGAAGAGCTAGTTGAATCCAAAGTGAAATAGCATGAAGAAGCTCTGTTTCCatccaaaatatattaaaacctgttttatttccttttgtGTTGCTGAAAATTCTTGTAGCTTTAAGCTGAACATTTTGGGATGCAAACTCTCTCTTGTTTGAATTGGCTCTTCGAGTTGAATCTGTTTGATCATTAGATATGTGTAGTATTCTAACTGAAAGTAATGTTGCTAAAAAGTAGGCAGGAACTGACAAAATGCCACTTGTTTTAGGCTAATCTTTTGATGAGTTGGCCACTAATGCAATGGTCCATTGGTCCTACTGATTGATCACTCACATGCCCTTGCTAGATTAATCCAGCTTAAGTGAAAATTCCATAGTCTATTACTTGATTTATTACTTCTCTATAAActctattattttaaaattttacacaaTTATATTAATCTCCTATGGGTTTAACTTTTTGATATCCATGGTAATTTAATATAGTTATTAATAATTTCCCAATCATATAAATGTTCAAGTTAAGAATCTCGCATGATAGATCttcatattttcaattttaggttCATGGCAACAAAAATCACTACCCCAGTGTTGGACTACCAACATATATTGGAACACATATTGACAGATATATTTGCTGATATTTTGAGTctctgatctttttttttttttttttttggtaacacATAAGCGAAGAACTCTTATGATgatgtgtatgtgtatgtggTGGCTAGATGTGATTATTGTTCTTACTAACTCTTATgtcttatttaatttcatttaggaACCATCTCTGATTGTAGTAGCAAGTGCAAAATCGTTTACACTGATGGATGCACTTTTGAGGTTAGAATCTCAGCACCtaaactttttaatatatatatatttatagaaacaatttaatatacatatttatatatatttatagaagcAACCTTTCATAGAGAGgaaattttgctttttaatatatatatatatatatatatttatagaaacaACCTTTCATAGAGAGgaaatcaatattattttatattcttttttttttttatgtgttaatAAGTCTTTACCGGCGAAATTAATACTTGGTCGCTAAAAGCATCGTTGCCGACGAAAAATACTTATCCCTGTCTTTACCGACGAAAAACACTTCGTCGCTAAAACATTTTGCCGACAAATAATGTCGTCACTAGTTATATTTTCATCAGTTTTCCATATGCTCTATTTTGTCACCAAAACCTTGTACCGACGATTTTAGATTCGTTGGGAATAGTTTTTTGcgagaattttattcattttcccttCTATCAATAACTCAACTTATTAATAATaactcaatcaaaataatataattatactaaaattttgtaGGCAAAAGTTTTATCCggcaaaaattgaaaatttgtcgGCAAATACAATTGCAGATAAGGCATAGGTGACAAAAGGGGCGACAAATTTACTTTTGTCGGTAAAACATTTACCGacgaattttatattttttccgaCAAAATTCTTTTGTCGGTAAAAGCTGAATTTCTTGTAGTGAGAAGAAAATTCtatgaaattaatataatatttcgtTTCTTTCCCAGTTTTGGTTAATATAGTCGAAGCTCTGAGACTGTGCTACTGTCAGTTGTTCATCTTGGgaacatattatatatgcatgagGTAAAAGATAGCAGATATGACCGTCTTTTATACAAAACtacataaaaccaaaaaataaaaaataaaaaaaataccttATTAAGTTATAAGATGCTATTACTCAATTAATGTAAATTACAAAGTCCAACTTTGTAGGTTATATAAGAAGGCGGAGGAGAAGTGCCCTAGTATGGACACGAACTATGGAATTGGGAATTTGAATATATGAAACTGGGAATGTGAAGGAAATTCGAGTAGCGCAGTATGGCTATAGGCTGCCAGAGAAGAAGAGAGTGAATAGAATAATGTCACTAGTTTTCCCTGAGACACAAGACATGAATATTCTTGATAATCAAGAAGCAAAGTATAAAACCACAGACCAAGTTACATTAATTATTCAAAAGTGCATGAAGAAAAGGACCCACCTCGCTCTAGTTTTTAAAAGTGCACATATGCTTTGCTCTGAAGGCTAAGAAATCCAAAGCACAAagcaagaagaaaagaagagaataacataaaaagttCAAAAAGCTTCACTGCCACAGCATGTAAAAGTTCCATGCAACTCTGCCTACAAAAACCCCTACTCGTGGACGCCATTTCATGTCATCAAAATTAAGCTAACCGATCATTCGTTAGTATTAATTCATTCCTCTTCAGTCTCTGTAGAAAACCTAATACCATTTGCAAATTATATCCGCTTCCATGGCTCACACATTTCTCACATCAAATCATCAAAACAAAGCAATTTGCTTACTGGGTCTCCTCGTTCTCACACTGTCCATGCTGCAGACAAGCGATgcaaatcaatttcaagtagGAGGAACAGGGCGTTGGGGTCCCGATTCAACCGACTACAATCAATGGGCTGAAAAAAATAGATTTCAGATTGGAGACACCATaggcaagtatatatatatatatatatatatattctttttatatgcatgcaaattaatttttttgctatAGAAGAAAATACgaagaaatttatataatgtgATGCTTTTGGAATGGCAGCTTTTGACTACACTGCCGGCAATGACTCACTGATTGTAGTACACAATAAGGAGGACTACGACAACTGCACCACGGACTCACCTGTTCAGAATTTCACCGATGGCCACACTGTCTACACCTTCAACCAATCAGGAGCTTACTATTTCATTAGTGGGAACAAAGATAATTGTCTCAACAAAAATCAGAAGTTAATAGTCGTTGTCTTGGCGGATAGAAGCAATCGCTATTCCAACCAAACAAATTCAGCTATGTCTCCACTTTCAAACTCAACCGAGACATCCCCGTCTCCGGCACCGGCTGCCGGGTCTGTGGAGATGAACCCAACTCCATCTCCTACAAGTGAAATTCCaccacctcctcctcctccaagCGCTGCTTCTGCTAACTTGGTGAGCTTCATTGCGTATATCGGAGCCTTTGCTGCTTCATCACTTCTTTTGGTATTCTAATTGGATTGCTCAACTAAGTTTGGATTTCTCCATTTGGACattatttttcttcccttttttaattttttaatttttacctttcaatatgtatatttttttccccttatctTGAGCTCAGTGTATTGAACTGAGATTCGGCTTGGTGGTttggtatttgtttgtttacAAGTCTGAATAAGCTgacagaaaaaataataatacggTTTGCTGGCTTTTTATGCATTGAAAAACATTAATGTATATTTGTCTAAGGAAATAAAATGACTTTTTAATTGAGTGATGAAGAATTTAATGTTGTTTAGACTTGCACCCCAACACAGTTGAGAATTGAAGTTGGTTGAACTCATATTGTAAAGAAAAATGCTATTCGTCACGGGAAAAAATTCAGCACCTTCTTAATTCCCTTTCGCCAGACAAaagaaatgatatatatatatatatatatatattgggccGAAAATACAAAACCAATAATGTTTCGACCTTTTCTTGCTTTTGGTCGAACATCTTTCACACTTTCAATTGGTAAATAAACTTGAAACTGGCTTTTTTCTTTCAATCATCTTTTCTCCAACTATTTCATTGTGTCCTTTAATTTCATTTAAGAAAGACGAAACGAAACGCAAAACTTGCATTCATTATGAACAAACATGTTTGATGTTCCACTATGAATTAATTTCCTATAGTAGAAGCCGTGGTTGGATCCTCTGCTTCATTCCACACACAATAAGAGAAATCTTGCGCCACCATTTAACAGAATAATCCTCACTAAATTTGGATATAGGAAAATTAGAATTTCTTTTACACGAGAGAAATTTCACCTACCTATCAAAAATTTTTGCCTAGTTCAACTTTTTTCATCAGTCTAAGAGTGTTGTGCAGAATTGAATCCAATATTCCTGCTACCTGAAACCAAAACACAAGAatgctaatattattattattattataaaaataataatcttaaGCACCATAATTTGGAGAACAACTCGAAAAAGACATATAAAATACTAACCGTGAAAACGCCTCCAATAATAGCGCACACATTTGTGATAAAATGTGAGAAGGATCTCTGGTTTTCTGTTATCAGAACCTGATTGACAGAAGGTAATGCAAAGGGTTAGAAAGGGTTAGAAAGAGTGATAGCAAAACTAAAATCTTAGTACTAAACTCTTCTACACTAATATTTGTCACTACCTGCATGGGAGAGAGCTCAAAATGGAATTTTGTGACAGGTATGTGTAGACTCTGCACCAAACTGCTGTGCGCTGTGTACTCATACTCCTCAATTAATTTATAGGACCTTCTTGTATAGACCTCCGTTTTGACTACTTGAAGATAATGCTCTATCTGTGAAATACAATATTCAGAAATATGTGAATATGTAgagttcaattcttgtttaAGCATCATCATTCAAAGGTTTTCTGAAAGGTATAGAGAAAACTTAGGTTTGATAAATCATTAATATGAGGCGGTAAAATCAATGCAGACAACTGGCAACTTCAAATCTTTAGGCTTAACCATCCACGATAATAAGGGGTATTTCAGATACAGAAAGCAATTAAGTACTAGGATCATTCAAATCAGATTGGCTCTAGAATGAAACCATGGGTGTTGTGGTGGATACTTTAACgccaaattcataaaaattcaTTAGAGAACCAAAAAATGCAACTAAAATATGAAGAATAATACAGTGAAAAACTTACTGTAACATTTGCACCTATTTCACGGTGATTTATAAATGTCCGACCATTCAATCTATCATAGCTTCCGCCAAGATAAGGTACCAGTCTCTTCACATCGCTTATCACCCTGGGTGAAATCATCTTACCAAATGAAAAATGTGATATGACATGAGACATATTCATCTGAGCAGCATCAAAGGAATGACTTCCTGAATGAGCTGAAATAATAAGGTTTCCAGGAACCTGCATCACAAACGCAACTCAAATTCAAAATCTAGAAAGAACACAAACGGCTCTCTGTAAAGTTTACTTCTAGGCTCAGCTTAGTCAAGGAAGGCTAGAATTGAGATAaaggataattttaaaatgtatatcACTTAGAAATTGTTCATTCTCACTTGCTGAAATGATCCATAATACAACACTATTTACAAGTTGTAGGTTAGAAATGCATAAAACTGTAGATGGGTTCCTTCAACTGCCAAAAAAGTAACGGATGCTCCCATGGCAATCTCAAAAATGTGAAGCACCAACAGGCATTCTCAGTTATTTCGGCAATAACATTTTTCTCAAAGGTTGAAATGCAATTATATCTTAGCTAGATTGCTATTACTTCCTATTTCAACGGGGAATTCACCTTTTTCACACGCACATAGCCTTCAATTCTACATCCTCCTGTCTTTGGTGCTGGCCTTTTTGCACTTTCTGTTGTATTTTCAACTTTACCCTCCAAAGATGGCTTATGAGACTCCACCGGGATGGGTGCTACCAATTCTTCCATTGTCTGCAATGAATGAAACTTGACATCAGGCCTTGCTGCATTCTTACTTCTAGGCATTGAAATTGAACAACATCTATAGATAAACTAGGTCAAACTTCAGAGGCTAAAAAATCTAgctcaaagtcaaagtcaaactTGGGATAGAGTAAGTTTTAGCTCGAACTTCCATTTGTACCTTAACCAGGCTGTCTGTATCTCGATCCCCATAATATGATTCATGGTCATGGTGCCCATGATTATCCCTGTgacaaaaaatgcaaaataatgcA includes the following:
- the LOC107432298 gene encoding early nodulin-like protein 9; this translates as MAHTFLTSNHQNKAICLLGLLVLTLSMLQTSDANQFQVGGTGRWGPDSTDYNQWAEKNRFQIGDTIAFDYTAGNDSLIVVHNKEDYDNCTTDSPVQNFTDGHTVYTFNQSGAYYFISGNKDNCLNKNQKLIVVVLADRSNRYSNQTNSAMSPLSNSTETSPSPAPAAGSVEMNPTPSPTSEIPPPPPPPSAASANLVSFIAYIGAFAASSLLLVF
- the LOC107432289 gene encoding protein disulfide-isomerase 5-3 isoform X1, coding for MYTLELASLGDICESKFVCSKSLKIPRDLTEASLSGAGLSILAALFMMFLFGMELNNYLSVSTSTSVIVDKSTDGDFLRIDFNLSFPALSCEFASVDVSDVLGTNRLNITKTIRKFSIDPDLRPTGAEFHSGPISDFIKHGDEVEEESVEGSVVLSANNFDKLSHQFPILVVNFYAPWCYWSNRLKPSWEKAAKIIRERYDPEMDGRILLGKVDCTVEGDLCRRNHIQGYPSIRIFRKGSDVRDNHGHHDHESYYGDRDTDSLVKTMEELVAPIPVESHKPSLEGKVENTTESAKRPAPKTGGCRIEGYVRVKKVPGNLIISAHSGSHSFDAAQMNMSHVISHFSFGKMISPRVISDVKRLVPYLGGSYDRLNGRTFINHREIGANVTIEHYLQVVKTEVYTRRSYKLIEEYEYTAHSSLVQSLHIPVTKFHFELSPMQVLITENQRSFSHFITNVCAIIGGVFTVAGILDSILHNTLRLMKKVELGKNF
- the LOC107432289 gene encoding protein disulfide-isomerase 5-3 isoform X3, with amino-acid sequence MYTLELASLGDICESKFVCSKSLKIPRDLTEASLSGAGLSILAALFMMFLFGMELNNYLSVSTSTSVIVDKSTDGDFLRIDFNLSFPALSCEFASVDVSDVLGTNRLNITKTIRKFSIDPDLRPTGAEFHSGPISDFIKHGDEVEEESVEGSVVLSANNFDKLSHQFPILVVNFYAPWCYWSNRLKPSWEKAAKIIRERNHIQGYPSIRIFRKGSDVRDNHGHHDHESYYGDRDTDSLVKTMEELVAPIPVESHKPSLEGKVENTTESAKRPAPKTGGCRIEGYVRVKKVPGNLIISAHSGSHSFDAAQMNMSHVISHFSFGKMISPRVISDVKRLVPYLGGSYDRLNGRTFINHREIGANVTIEHYLQVVKTEVYTRRSYKLIEEYEYTAHSSLVQSLHIPVTKFHFELSPMQVLITENQRSFSHFITNVCAIIGGVFTVAGILDSILHNTLRLMKKVELGKNF
- the LOC107432289 gene encoding protein disulfide-isomerase 5-3 isoform X2 encodes the protein MISSGKIKSVDFYRKIPRDLTEASLSGAGLSILAALFMMFLFGMELNNYLSVSTSTSVIVDKSTDGDFLRIDFNLSFPALSCEFASVDVSDVLGTNRLNITKTIRKFSIDPDLRPTGAEFHSGPISDFIKHGDEVEEESVEGSVVLSANNFDKLSHQFPILVVNFYAPWCYWSNRLKPSWEKAAKIIRERYDPEMDGRILLGKVDCTVEGDLCRRNHIQGYPSIRIFRKGSDVRDNHGHHDHESYYGDRDTDSLVKTMEELVAPIPVESHKPSLEGKVENTTESAKRPAPKTGGCRIEGYVRVKKVPGNLIISAHSGSHSFDAAQMNMSHVISHFSFGKMISPRVISDVKRLVPYLGGSYDRLNGRTFINHREIGANVTIEHYLQVVKTEVYTRRSYKLIEEYEYTAHSSLVQSLHIPVTKFHFELSPMQVLITENQRSFSHFITNVCAIIGGVFTVAGILDSILHNTLRLMKKVELGKNF